ACGCGCTCGCCGGCGCGAACAAGCTCGTGATCGCCCACGTCGCTGGTCACGCACTCGGCGGCGGACTGGAACTGATGCTCGCGTGCGACCTCGTCGTCGCTCAGCCCGGCGACTACCAACTCGGCCTTCCCGAGATCAAGCTCGGACTCATGCCAGGCAATGGCGGCGTCGCGAGGCTGGTCCGACGTGTTGGCCGGAGTCGTGCGCTGCTACTCACGTCGACCGGACGATCCATCACGCCGAGCGAAGCACACGGCATCGGACTCGTCGACGA
This portion of the Planctomycetota bacterium genome encodes:
- a CDS encoding enoyl-CoA hydratase/isomerase family protein; this encodes MSDVVTYANESGVGVVTMRRPKVNAYDEAFHVALCDAIQQAEADTPAVVVLRSGIDDIFCVGADIKAWAANSAEGNAATVRAARTSANALAGANKLVIAHVAGHALGGGLELMLACDLVVAQPGDYQLGLPEIKLGLMPGNGGVARLVRRVGRSRALLLTSTGRSITPSEAHGIGLVD